The nucleotide window GAGCATCAGTACCGGCAGACCGGGATGTTCGCTGCGCAGCTGCTTGAGCAGCTCCAGGCCGCTGCCGTCGGGCAGCATCACGTCGAGTACCACGGCGGCCGGCTGGAATTCGGCCAGCGCGGCGCGGGCGCTCTGACCGTCGTGACAGGCGTGGGCGACGAAGCCTTCCTGCGCCAGCCAGCTGATCAGCAGCTCGCACAGTTCGTGGTCGTCATCGATCAGCAGCAGTTCGTTCATGAATGATTCAGTTCAGCCATTGGCGACGCCGGCGCCCGCGGGTCACCAGCAGGCCGAGCAGGAAGCTCGCGACGCCGACGCTGCCGCCGACGGCGAACCATTTCTGTTCCTCGCTGAGCAAGGGCAGCGGGGCCTGGCTCTGCGCTTCCTGCAGCTGCAGGCGTAGGCGCTGGTTCTCCTGCCGCAGGCGCTGCAGGGCCAAAGTGTCGATTGTCGGCGCATTATCGGTCGCTGCCGGGGCGGCGTCTTCGCTCGTCTGCTCCTCCACATCCGCTGCGGGGGCTTCCTGGGCGTGAACGGTCGGTGCGAGCAGGCTCACGGCCAGCAGCAGGGGAAACAGGGCACGATGCATCTGACTACCTTCTCCTTGGTGCTGGCCACGGTGAATCCGCAGCCAGGCTGATCCTTGTGTTTCGGTCAGGGCAGCACTTTCTTGAACGGCTTGACCAGCACATCGCTGTAGACGCCGGCGGCCTTGTAGGGATCGGCTTCGGCCCATTCCTGCGCGGCTTGCAGCGAGTCGAACTCGGCCACCACCAGGCTGCCGGTGAAGCCGGCCGCGCCCGGATCGTTGCTGTCGATTGCCGGATGCGGCCCGGCGAGTACCAGTCGGCCTGCTTCCTTGAGCGCTTCCAGGCGGGCGAGATGGGCCGGGCGGGTGGCAAGGCGTTCCTGCAGGGAGTTCGGGGCGTCGGTGGCGATGATGGCGTACAGCATGGTTACTCCTTGGACGGTGCGGGAGTCGTCTGCATGTGGCGGACGAGGTAGAAACTCTGGCCGATCATGAACAGCAGGGTCAGGCCCAGGCTGCCGAAGACCTTGAAATCGACCCAGATGGCCGGGAAGGTGAACGCGACGAAGAGGTTGGCGCCGCCGCAGACGAGAAAGAAGGCGACCCAGGCGGCGTTCAGCCGGGCCCATTGCGCGGCGGGTAGCTCGGCCACATGGCCCATCAGGCGCTGAACCAGCGGCTTGTCGCCGAACAGCTGACTGCCGGCGAAAGCCAGCGCGAACAGTGCGTTGACCACCGGCGCCTTCCACTTGAGCACGGTTTCGCTGTGAAACGCCAGGGTCAGCCCGCCGAACACCAGGCAGGCGGCGAGGGTGATCAACTGGCTCTTGTCCAAGCGCCGTTGCTTGGCCAGGAGCGCGCCATAGACGAGCAACGAGCTGAGGATCAGCACTGCCGTTGCGCTGAAAATGCCGCCGAGGGCGAACTCATGCCCGGCGATTTCGAGGCTCCGTGGCTCGATCTTGTAAACCGCGAAGAACAGCAGCAGCGGGATGAAATCGATGAATTGTTTCACGATGCGGGCCGGCAACCTTGAGTGGGCGGCATAATAGCAAACCGGATTGTCGGCGGAACGCATGCGCCGAACGCGCAGCACCAAGCCTTTGGCGGGCGGTCTCAACGACAACGTTGGCCCGCGTGCGCGCCAGACGCCCCTCTGGCGGCGTACACTGACGCACTGTTCTTTCCGGTGCGCCAGCGCCGCCGGCCACCACGGCCTTCCGGCTTCCCGATCCGTTTCTTGAGTAACGAGCCCTCTGATGATTGTCGACCTGCATTGCCACAGCACCGCTTCCGATGGCGTTCTTGCGCCGTCGCTGGTAGTGGAGCGCGCGCACGGGCGCGGCATCGAGCTGCTGGCACTGACCGACCATGACACGCTCGAAGGGCTCGACGAGGCGCATGCCGCCGCCAGCGCGCTGGGGGTGCGGCTGATCAATGGCATCGAGCTTTCGTGCCTGTGGAACGGGGCTACCATTCATGTGCTGGGCTATGGTTTTTCCCGCACGGCGCCGGCGCTGCTGCACGCCATTGCCGCGCTGCACGATGGCCGCTGGCGGCGTGCCGAGCTGATCGCCGAGCGTCTGGCGGCCAAGGGCATGCCCGGCGCGCTGGACGGCGCGCGGGCAGTGCAGCAGGAGCTGGGCGACAGCGGCAACGCGCCGGCCCGGCCGCATTTCGCCGAATTCCTGGTGCGCGCCGGCCATGTGCGCGATCGCGCGGAGGCGTTCCGCAAGTGGCTGGGGGCGGGCAAGCTGGGCGATGTGAAGCAGCACTGGCCGAGCCTCGAACAGACCGTGACAACGCTGCGTGAAGCCGATGCCTGGATCAGCCTTGCGCATCCCTGGCAGTACGCCTTCACACGCAGCAAGCGCCGCCGACTGGTGACCGATTTCGTCCAGGCGGGCGGCCATGCGCTGGAAGTGGTCAACGGTATGCAACCGCTCGACCAGGTGGGCGGGCTGACGATTCTGGCGCGCGAGTTTGGCCTGAAGGCCAGTGCCGGCAGCGATTTTCACGCGCCGGGCGATTGGTCCGAGCTGGGGCTGTACCGCCCTTTGCCGGAGGATTTGTCGCCGCTATGGAGATGTTTCGATCATGAGTGCCGCAGATCTGCTGCCAGCTGAACAGGGAGTCGCCATGAGTCAGTTTTTCCAGATTCACCCGGATAATCCGCAACCGCGGCTGATCAAGCAGGCCGTGGAGATCATCCGCCAGGGTGGGGTGGTGGTCTATCCGACCGATTCGAGTTATGCCGTGGGCTGCTCGATAGGCAACAAGTCCGGTATCGAACGCATCCGCCGGCTGCGCCAGCTGGACGACAAGCACAACTTCACCCTGGCCTGCCGCGACCTGTCGCAGCTCGGCATGTTTGCCAAGGTCGATACCGCAGCCTTCCGGCTGCTCAAGACGCACCTCCCGGGGCCATACACCATCATTCTTTCGGCCACCCGCGAAGTGCCGCGCATGCTCCTGCATCCCAAGCGTCGCACCATCGGTCTGCGCGTACCTGCACAGCCGATCGCCCAGGCACTGCTGGCGGAGCTGGGCGAGCCGCTGATGAGCGTCAGTCTGATCCTGCCGGGTGACGAGCTGCCGATGAGTGATCCGTACGAGATGCGCGACGCCCTCGAGCATCAGGTGGACCTGATCATCGACGGCGGTTACGGTGGAGTCGAAGCCTCCACCGTGGTCAGTCTGGTGGATGACCAGCCGCAGGTGATGCGGGTCGGCTGCGGCGATCCCGCGCCGTTCATGGCCTGAGCCCGTTGCGTTCTCTCCATCCGACAAGGACCGCCTTTTGAGTTCCATCGATTCGCAGCGGCGTGTGGTATCCGGCATGCGCCCCAGCGGCCGTCTGCACCTGGGCCACTACCACGGCGTGCTGAAGAGCTGGACCCGCCTGCAGCACGAGTACGAGTGCTACTTCTGCATCGTCGACTGGCACGCGCTGACCACCGACTACGAAGCCAGCGGCGCGATTGCCCAGCA belongs to Pseudomonas phenolilytica and includes:
- a CDS encoding YciI family protein; protein product: MLYAIIATDAPNSLQERLATRPAHLARLEALKEAGRLVLAGPHPAIDSNDPGAAGFTGSLVVAEFDSLQAAQEWAEADPYKAAGVYSDVLVKPFKKVLP
- a CDS encoding PHP domain-containing protein — translated: MIVDLHCHSTASDGVLAPSLVVERAHGRGIELLALTDHDTLEGLDEAHAAASALGVRLINGIELSCLWNGATIHVLGYGFSRTAPALLHAIAALHDGRWRRAELIAERLAAKGMPGALDGARAVQQELGDSGNAPARPHFAEFLVRAGHVRDRAEAFRKWLGAGKLGDVKQHWPSLEQTVTTLREADAWISLAHPWQYAFTRSKRRRLVTDFVQAGGHALEVVNGMQPLDQVGGLTILAREFGLKASAGSDFHAPGDWSELGLYRPLPEDLSPLWRCFDHECRRSAAS
- a CDS encoding L-threonylcarbamoyladenylate synthase — protein: MSQFFQIHPDNPQPRLIKQAVEIIRQGGVVVYPTDSSYAVGCSIGNKSGIERIRRLRQLDDKHNFTLACRDLSQLGMFAKVDTAAFRLLKTHLPGPYTIILSATREVPRMLLHPKRRTIGLRVPAQPIAQALLAELGEPLMSVSLILPGDELPMSDPYEMRDALEHQVDLIIDGGYGGVEASTVVSLVDDQPQVMRVGCGDPAPFMA
- the ispZ gene encoding septation protein IspZ codes for the protein MKQFIDFIPLLLFFAVYKIEPRSLEIAGHEFALGGIFSATAVLILSSLLVYGALLAKQRRLDKSQLITLAACLVFGGLTLAFHSETVLKWKAPVVNALFALAFAGSQLFGDKPLVQRLMGHVAELPAAQWARLNAAWVAFFLVCGGANLFVAFTFPAIWVDFKVFGSLGLTLLFMIGQSFYLVRHMQTTPAPSKE